The Mangifera indica cultivar Alphonso chromosome 12, CATAS_Mindica_2.1, whole genome shotgun sequence DNA window TCAGAAGATACCTGGAtcatttaagttaattattttcaatttggtttCTAGTGACTTCGTGTAATTTTTTGTTCATAAGTGATCTCCTCTTCAAAACATATCTTGAATAAATCCATTTGGAAGATCAGAATATATACTTAGTGGGGTATTTCAAGGAAGTGTTGCATGTATCTAAGCACATACTAAGTCTtgatgaaattcaaagaaattgACGAAACGGAAGAAAGTCTTCTTTCTGAAAAGATTTATTCTgtctttgattttgaaatatctGGAAGGAAGATTGCCATAATACCTTTTCCCTTGGTATATTGGTATCTTTGTTGATTTCGGTGACACAAACAAAGGGTGGATAGAGGAATTGCTGGGAGTCAATAGTTTGTAGAAAATGAGCATATCCCGAATTGCCCAAGTTGAGGAAATAAGTGAACAATCTTATCCATCTATCTCCATAGAAACTCGAAAGTGCTAAGAGCCTTCTTCAAAACTCTCCCAAGATCTTGAAATAAAACCAGTCAAAAGTGTCTGGAATAAATACATCATATCTTAAATTACTTTGGTGCATAAATAGTTTTCAGTAaagatttgaatgaaaatgagagaaagaatATGAGAGGCGTGGCTGCAAGGGATTGAAGTCCACTTGTTCAAAGAGAAGGGCCCATGTGTCAAAGAGAGGGGGGGAAATGAATGAACCCACATGGGGTAGAAGCATCCAAGAGGACTGTGGTTTATGGGGTCTATAAATAGCAGGGACCGATTGGCAATATCTTCAACCATCTGCCATGTTCACGTGCTACTCTGCTATATACCTCTTAGTTATCTGTGTGTCTCTATCTCTGCAAATCTTATCCACTGCATGCTCTCCTTGAGGGTCTTTTTTAGTCAGTGAGGTCGTTTCCCGTTAAGAGATACCATCAAACAGTAGTTTTGTTCGTTACTTGACAAAGAAAGCTACTTTTATTGCCTAGCTTTGCTTTGCTGATAATTTTAACATGGAAAACAAAAGGCATGAGTCTGGTGGTTCTTCTTCATCCAGAAATTTTGATCATCTTTTTGGTCCCAAGGActcctcttcatcttcttcatcctcCACTACTAGTATTTTTGGCTCTATTTTCCCACCACCATCAACggtattcattatttttcttctaattacCTAAAataacaactatttttttagatttgttTCTGCTATGCAGCTTAGTGGTGATACTTAACACTTACCCAGATAGCTTATGCTATATAATTGGTTGCTTTATCAGGATTTGTTGAGCTTTATTTGTTCATGTTCGTTATAGGgtttttcttttacttcttaCACGGGATCTTCAAAGTTTATTAGGTTAAAAAATGGGATAACCCAAATTGAATATTATAGGAAGAATGCAATAAATAGGGTGGCTGCCAAAGCTGAAAGTTCTAGCATCAGCTGCAGTTCTagaatcatttttttaacttgttaAAAAAAGGGCATCTTTTACTGTTTAGCTTTCTATTCCTTTACAGATCTAGGAATCAAGGAtagatttcttttatatttttactgcTGTGTATTGGACTGGTTAAGTACATATAGATAGATTGTTATCTCAATGGATAATCCAGTGTCCTTGGCTGCCCCATCAAAAGACACACCAATGTTTTTTTCCTGActagataatgaaaaaattatgtcaGCACGttctgaatattaatttttttttcttctttgttgatTTGATGATCAGATGGCAACTGGGTCTTACAGTGGAATAATGGAGTCACTGAAAAAGCAGGGCGAAAGCAGCAAGGCTGAGAATAGCATTTTCAGTAGCACAGAGAAGAATTCAGTTTATCAGAATGAAACTGCAGAACCTTGCTATTTAAGCTCCTCAATCTACTATGGAGGCCAAGAAAATTACTCTCCAAAAAACAAAACCACCACTGAATCTCCCCATGTtgtaagtttaaattaaatcctTGAATCAAGCTATAACAGTGCCaaataataactaaatttatttgtttgtagaTCTacttatttactaaatttatttatttgttgatctacttatttactatttttattcgGGTTTTCTTCAGTTTAAAAAAGATATGGGAGAGGATGACCCTAATGGAAACAATGCTAACAGCGCTTCAAGAGGAAATTGGTGGCAGGGTAAGGATTTTACTCTTCGTAAAGCGTtactatttcattaatttctaATAGTTTCACACTTTAATAATAGGGGTTTTCCTTTTTTGGCCTCTACAGGCTCGCTCTATTATTAATACCTTGCCCTCAATGGCAGTCACCATCTACATATATAGTAAGTTATTCTAAATCGTCTTATGCTTTGGTTATCTCCTTCATTTATTCTTGTGATTTTCCGCTTTGAataaacattaataatttaatgtgTCAGTATTATTTTGCAGGAACTATGATCttatattattagaaataaGCGGTAGAATTAGACGGAGAAGACTGAAAAGTAATGAAGGTGGTACTTGCTGCCAAATGATGGGTCATTTTTTACAACTAGTCAACTTAAGCAAAGATCATCATATAAATAAGCTctcataatttgaaaagaagttTATGTCATCACTCAAAGAGATCTCGTATAGATTGTCTCTTTTGTGAAACTAACCCATTTTCCTTTCAATTGAAGAACTATGTTTTTTAGAGATGTATTCGATCCAATTTGATACGGtttgagaaaaattttaaaccaaacttaaaaaacGGTTTAGCAAAAtctcaaactaaaccaaactacATTTGGTCAGATTTGGATTACTAGTTTTTAAGCTGGCTCAAGAAGCTGCAGTTTCAGATAATAATACTGTGAAAATTTGGAAGGTCACAATGAATGAACCTGCACTTTTCAGCTGGGAGGAAATCAGTTCAGCTGGATGGTCTTCTCCATCTCTACCAGCTCTAACGTTTCCAGGAGAAGCATCCAAAAGATGCCTGCcagtaaccaaaaaaataaacaaagtgGAAATGAGGTCAAAGAAATTGAGAAAtacaatatatacataaatgaaCAGAAGAATCTCTTTAATGATCCGAGTGTTTCCAGACTTCCTGGACCTCTCGGTTGCCCTATGATATACTGTAAACAGACTTGAATATCTATCGATGCACAAAGGGCCAACGAACTCTCTCATTGCATATAATAACACAAGGATACATATTTTATGCAAAATGGAAGCCACAAAGGTATTTTACAGCAGTGGCTTTAACAATGTGAAAGggcatataaaaataataaaataaataatacagaCAAATAAACAAGattaacttaaatcaaatcaaaacatacATCATCAAAGATAACATATTGATTCAACGTGGAAAACCTGCATAAGGGGACTTGATCTTTCATTTGCCTCAAAAGTTCTCAATTTGTTCATCATGTGTCCTCTCAAATAAATCGTAATTTCCTTTGTaagaattcagtttttgtcCCTGTAGATGAAGAATATTAGTAATCACCTGAAAATAGCAATAAATTGACAAGCATGACAAAGATAAGAATactactcaaaaataattagcTCCTTGAATGAGAAAACACACAGTTCATTAGTATTACcctgttaaaaattttcaagcatgaaaaacaacaataaatgtTTTTGGCATTTCACAAGGTATGATTCCAGCCACAGGACAGCATGAAGATCAAGATGATTATGcagatgaaaaaataatatgcaACGGTCTATCTACAGTCATAGAAAACTCTAAGTAACATGCCTGTATCgaaaaggataaaatatataacacaCTGTAGGTTCATCAAGCAGCAACGAATCAGGCTCTATAAACAAAGCATGAGCCAGAGTCATTCACATTCATCACCCTCCAGAAATTGTCTTTGTAGCTTCCCTTTGTATTTCTGGAGAGAAACTAAGGCCCCTTCAAATGTTCTGGGTCGGTACAATaaagatttaagaaaaaaagaaaggcaagaCAACAATCATAACCATGGTGCAAGTAGCCCCACATGCATGATCTTAATAATCTGCATGGCCACTTAATCAGAATTTGACAACCAGCCAATTTTACTTCCACAGCAAAGTCTACCCACCAAGTACTGAGGATTTTCGATCACAGGAAGCATACAAATAACAATTAGGGCAAAGAAAGTTTATCATCAATGAAGGCAATTTTAAGGATAGAACATCCCTACCCCCCTCAACATCCTCACCTAATTCCCATTAGACATAAtccatttttcctttgttttcatTGCCCATTTCCCAAACAAGTATGTTTTACTTTGTCATGATCCACAGCCAACTGTTAGCATAAGTTTCTTGTAAAGCcaaaatattactattattgACTGGCACAGATCCAATGTATATAATTGCAAGCTCAAAACACACAATATTCATTCATTCACCAACAACAAAAAAGATTTGTGAACTTACAGCAAGAATGGAAGCTGCATGTGCTTCTTCAGAATATGCATCAATGGCTTCAAGTCTCTTGTATATTTCCTCAAGCCTTTGAGCAATAGCATCTTTATCAATTAAACCATTTCTCTTTTCAACTTCATCGTCAAACTCCAATTCTCTCTGAAAAAacaatctttaaatttttagtaagaCCACTTAAAAAGGAATATAACTAAACCACAGACAATAcaaaatattaccaaaaaagaaag harbors:
- the LOC123193193 gene encoding uncharacterized protein LOC123193193; translation: MENKRHESGGSSSSRNFDHLFGPKDSSSSSSSSTTSIFGSIFPPPSTMATGSYSGIMESLKKQGESSKAENSIFSSTEKNSVYQNETAEPCYLSSSIYYGGQENYSPKNKTTTESPHVFKKDMGEDDPNGNNANSASRGNWWQGSLYY
- the LOC123193194 gene encoding ABC transporter F family member 3-like isoform X3, which codes for MLSNTAKSSSVKPEPYPNVATLLIVLWVTSVERELEFDDEVEKRNGLIDKDAIAQRLEEIYKRLEAIDAYSEEAHAASILAGQKLNSYKGNYDLFERTHDEQIENF
- the LOC123193194 gene encoding uncharacterized protein LOC123193194 isoform X1, which codes for MYKIRREVKKKIVLGTLRCANGSGHKFVAVVLLMILVPCALLNYRELEFDDEVEKRNGLIDKDAIAQRLEEIYKRLEAIDAYSEEAHAASILAGQKLNSYKGNYDLFERTHDEQIENF
- the LOC123193194 gene encoding ABC transporter F family member 3-like isoform X2; its protein translation is MFRWFQWNLCYSIAEKSLVIGSWLPSFCFFLSFLRELEFDDEVEKRNGLIDKDAIAQRLEEIYKRLEAIDAYSEEAHAASILAGQKLNSYKGNYDLFERTHDEQIENF